The Tenacibaculum jejuense genome includes a window with the following:
- a CDS encoding TonB-dependent receptor yields the protein MLYRNTYRQFSNVLVFLFINVLHLYSQEPNYIPLADALENISDKHDIYFTYNPLIIKTDKVDITPFQNLSLKQSITLLKKVTSYKIEYLGNKYYVIFKPDKNYAYNDSTTRFKDDSEKNIDSIKQINFEKRVIVRGIVLDEYYNPIHKANVTENNTKNGTITRRDGSFELKLMKNNPLMISHVGFTNEMIFPNQNYIQVVLKSGVQLDEVFIVGSRNSKRQKIDSPVSTEVINVKSVIKKSELLEVNQLIQTEIPSFNATKQSGSDGADHIIPATYRGLGPDQTLVLINGKRRHQTSLINLYGTRGRGNSGTDLNTIPTSAIKRIEVLKDGASAQYGSDAIAGVINIVLNDNPNETNINSTFGFYNANNNKDATKKGIDGLTFKTEVNYGAPIKKNGFVNLSAEFLTKGHTFRQGTVIRENYGDAAVTSSSVFFNAEIPISNSIKAYTNGGYNFKNTDAYAFTRSFDSERNVQAIFPDGFNPLITTNISDKSFTLGFKGKINGWNVDFSNSYGNNYFHYFIKETLNATLLENSPNEFDAGGHSLNQNTTNIDLTRQFSGVLEGLHIALGLENKIENYKIFAGEPFSYESYDLNGNVITNNTPTNLIPTFNGIVRPGGSQGFPGYAPINEVDRTRTSFSFYLDGEIDITKKWILAAAIRYENYSDFGNSFNTKIASNLKITPKSNFRFSFSTGFRAPSLAQIYYNLKFTNYIDNVPTESFLIANNNPITRQFGIQKLKEEKAQNYSLGYHHRFSNNLSFSLDAYHIFIKDRIILSGNFDASLLNTDAENVQFFANGVSTNTFGIDFKLNWLKNWDNSSVNFNLTGNVNDMEITRINYENLNPETFFGIREQFFLKASAPDYKIILNSIFTTGKFSISNTLTQFSSLQLVDWQINNPISEYNNSSEERLKASIDNYDAKLTLDTHFTYNFNKNFSFQIGANNLFNTYPTVQGENTDSGGLWDAVQMGTNGAFYYSKILAKF from the coding sequence ATGCTATACAGAAACACTTATCGCCAATTTTCTAATGTATTGGTGTTTCTTTTCATTAATGTATTACATCTCTATAGTCAAGAACCTAATTATATTCCTTTAGCAGATGCTTTAGAAAATATTAGTGACAAACATGATATATATTTCACCTACAATCCTTTGATCATTAAAACGGATAAAGTTGATATTACTCCTTTTCAAAATCTCTCCTTAAAACAATCTATTACTTTATTAAAAAAAGTTACTTCATATAAAATTGAGTATTTAGGAAATAAATATTACGTGATTTTTAAACCAGATAAAAATTATGCTTATAATGATTCTACAACTAGATTTAAAGATGATTCAGAGAAAAATATTGATAGTATTAAACAAATCAATTTTGAAAAAAGAGTAATTGTTAGAGGGATTGTTTTAGATGAATATTACAATCCTATTCACAAAGCTAATGTTACAGAAAACAACACTAAAAACGGAACCATAACAAGACGTGATGGGAGTTTTGAATTAAAACTCATGAAAAATAATCCTTTAATGATTTCTCATGTAGGTTTTACAAATGAAATGATTTTTCCAAATCAAAATTACATCCAAGTTGTTTTAAAGTCTGGTGTACAATTAGATGAAGTTTTTATTGTTGGGTCAAGAAATTCGAAACGACAAAAAATAGATTCTCCTGTTTCTACAGAAGTTATAAATGTAAAATCAGTAATTAAGAAAAGTGAACTTTTAGAAGTGAATCAACTTATCCAAACTGAAATTCCCTCTTTTAATGCTACCAAACAATCAGGTTCAGACGGAGCAGATCACATAATTCCTGCAACATACAGAGGATTAGGTCCAGATCAAACTCTAGTTCTTATCAACGGAAAAAGAAGACATCAAACATCTTTAATCAATTTATACGGAACACGAGGTCGAGGAAATTCTGGAACTGATTTAAATACAATTCCTACTTCTGCTATTAAAAGAATAGAAGTTTTAAAAGACGGAGCTTCTGCTCAATACGGTTCAGATGCAATTGCTGGAGTTATTAATATCGTATTAAATGATAATCCTAATGAAACCAATATTAACTCCACTTTCGGTTTTTACAATGCAAATAATAATAAAGATGCAACTAAAAAAGGTATCGATGGTTTAACTTTTAAAACTGAAGTAAATTATGGAGCACCAATTAAAAAGAATGGTTTTGTAAACTTATCTGCAGAGTTTTTAACCAAAGGACATACATTTAGACAAGGAACTGTTATTAGAGAAAATTATGGTGATGCAGCAGTAACAAGTAGTAGTGTTTTTTTTAATGCGGAAATTCCTATTTCTAATTCAATAAAAGCCTATACAAATGGTGGTTACAACTTTAAAAACACAGATGCATATGCTTTTACTAGATCTTTTGATAGCGAAAGAAATGTTCAAGCTATTTTTCCAGATGGATTTAATCCTTTAATTACTACTAATATTTCTGATAAATCTTTTACTCTTGGATTTAAGGGAAAAATAAATGGATGGAATGTAGATTTTAGCAATAGCTATGGAAACAATTATTTTCATTATTTCATTAAAGAAACGCTAAATGCAACATTACTAGAAAACTCTCCAAATGAATTTGACGCTGGTGGACATAGTTTGAATCAAAACACGACAAATATTGATTTAACCAGACAGTTTTCCGGTGTTTTAGAAGGTTTACACATCGCTTTAGGTTTGGAAAATAAAATTGAAAACTATAAAATTTTTGCTGGTGAACCTTTTTCATATGAATCTTATGATCTCAATGGAAATGTGATCACAAACAATACACCAACAAACTTAATTCCTACATTTAATGGAATTGTAAGACCTGGTGGCTCTCAAGGATTTCCTGGTTATGCTCCTATTAACGAAGTTGATCGAACTAGAACTAGTTTTAGTTTTTATTTAGATGGTGAAATTGACATTACCAAAAAATGGATTTTAGCAGCAGCAATTCGTTATGAAAACTACAGTGATTTCGGTAATTCTTTTAACACTAAAATCGCTTCAAATCTCAAAATAACTCCAAAATCTAATTTTAGATTTTCCTTTAGTACAGGATTTAGAGCTCCATCTTTAGCACAAATTTATTACAATTTAAAATTCACTAATTATATTGATAATGTTCCTACAGAATCATTTTTAATAGCCAATAATAATCCCATAACACGACAATTTGGAATACAAAAATTAAAAGAAGAAAAAGCTCAAAATTATAGTTTAGGATATCATCATAGGTTTTCAAATAATTTGAGTTTTTCACTAGATGCTTATCATATTTTTATTAAAGATCGAATTATTTTAAGTGGAAATTTTGATGCTTCTTTATTGAACACAGATGCAGAAAACGTTCAATTTTTTGCAAACGGGGTTAGTACAAACACTTTTGGAATTGATTTTAAATTAAATTGGTTAAAGAATTGGGATAATTCAAGTGTAAACTTCAACTTAACTGGTAATGTAAATGACATGGAAATTACCCGAATTAATTATGAAAATTTAAACCCTGAAACATTCTTCGGTATTAGAGAACAGTTTTTTTTAAAAGCATCAGCTCCAGATTATAAAATTATTTTAAATTCAATTTTTACAACAGGAAAGTTTTCAATTAGTAATACATTAACTCAATTTAGTAGCTTACAACTTGTCGATTGGCAAATTAATAATCCCATAAGTGAATATAACAACTCTTCAGAAGAACGGTTAAAAGCTTCTATAGACAATTACGATGCAAAACTTACCTTAGATACACATTTTACATACAATTTCAATAAAAATTTTTCTTTCCAAATTGGGGCGAATAACTTATTCAACACCTATCCTACTGTACAAGGCGAAAATACTGATAGTGGAGGTTTATGGGATGCTGTTCAAATGGGAACAAACGGAGCCTTTTATTACAGTAAAATTTTAGCTAAGTTTTAA
- a CDS encoding RNA polymerase sigma factor produces the protein MNQISDETLWKSLKEGDLKSFSVLFKKFYPSLHSYGLKISKDEALTEDALQDFFVYIYEHKKNLSDLQSIAPYLFASFRRFIIKKISKTKKYTIIRNIDTNIVDISFTPEEFITKQESLTFRNKNLAKLINQLPKRQKEVIYLKFNCDFKPTEIAETMGINYQSVINTLHKAIKNLREEESIVKLLNS, from the coding sequence ATGAACCAAATATCTGATGAAACTTTGTGGAAATCTTTAAAAGAAGGAGATCTTAAATCGTTCTCTGTGCTTTTTAAAAAATTCTACCCCTCATTACATAGTTATGGTTTAAAAATTTCTAAAGATGAAGCTTTAACCGAAGATGCTTTACAAGATTTTTTTGTGTACATATATGAGCATAAAAAAAACCTTAGCGATCTTCAATCTATTGCTCCTTACTTATTTGCTTCCTTCAGAAGATTTATTATTAAGAAAATTAGTAAAACAAAAAAATATACAATTATTAGAAACATCGACACTAATATTGTAGACATAAGTTTCACTCCCGAAGAATTTATAACCAAACAAGAATCCCTAACATTTAGGAATAAAAATTTAGCAAAATTGATTAATCAACTCCCAAAAAGGCAAAAAGAAGTTATTTATTTAAAGTTCAATTGTGACTTTAAACCTACTGAAATTGCTGAGACTATGGGGATAAATTATCAAAGTGTTATTAATACTTTACACAAGGCCATAAAAAATCTTAGAGAAGAAGAAAGCATTGTTAAATTATTAAATTCATAA
- the ychF gene encoding redox-regulated ATPase YchF, giving the protein MKAGIVGLPNVGKSTLFNCLSNAKAQSANFPFCTIEPNLGVVNVPDHRLEKLEELVNPEKVIPATVEIVDIAGLVRGASKGEGLGNQFLANIRETDAILHVLRCFDNDNIVHVDGSVDPIRDKETIDIELQLKDLEAVEKRLEKVKRAAKTGNKEAQAELALLEKIQEVLLAGKSVRTIEFTEKEEELVKSMQFITAKPVLYVCNVDESSAKDGNAYVEKVREEVKDEEAEIIVLAVATEADIAELEDYEERQMFLTDIGLEEPGVSRLIRSAYKLLDLQTYFTAGEKEVRAWTIPVGATAPQAAGVIHTDFEKGFIRAETISYSDYEEYGSEAKVKEAGKVRVEGKEYVVADGDVMHFRFNV; this is encoded by the coding sequence ATGAAAGCTGGAATTGTAGGATTACCTAATGTTGGAAAATCAACTTTATTTAATTGTTTATCAAACGCTAAAGCACAAAGTGCAAACTTTCCATTCTGTACTATAGAACCAAATTTAGGAGTTGTAAATGTACCTGATCATAGATTAGAAAAGTTAGAAGAATTAGTTAATCCTGAAAAAGTTATTCCTGCTACAGTAGAAATTGTTGATATTGCTGGATTGGTAAGAGGAGCAAGTAAAGGAGAAGGTTTAGGAAACCAATTCTTAGCAAATATTAGAGAAACGGACGCTATTTTACATGTATTGAGATGTTTTGATAACGATAATATTGTACATGTAGATGGTTCTGTTGATCCAATTCGCGATAAAGAAACTATCGATATTGAATTACAATTAAAAGATTTAGAAGCAGTTGAAAAGAGACTAGAAAAAGTTAAAAGAGCTGCGAAAACAGGAAATAAAGAAGCACAGGCAGAACTAGCTTTATTAGAAAAAATTCAAGAAGTTTTATTAGCTGGAAAATCTGTTCGTACAATAGAATTCACAGAAAAAGAAGAAGAGTTAGTAAAATCTATGCAGTTTATTACTGCAAAACCAGTTTTATATGTATGTAATGTAGATGAATCTTCTGCTAAAGATGGAAATGCATATGTAGAAAAGGTTAGAGAAGAAGTAAAAGATGAAGAAGCAGAGATTATTGTTTTGGCTGTTGCTACTGAAGCAGATATTGCTGAGTTAGAAGATTATGAAGAGCGTCAAATGTTCTTAACAGATATTGGATTAGAAGAGCCAGGTGTTTCTCGTTTAATTCGTTCTGCATATAAATTGTTAGATTTACAAACATATTTCACAGCAGGAGAAAAAGAAGTTAGAGCTTGGACAATTCCTGTTGGAGCTACTGCACCACAAGCAGCGGGAGTAATTCATACAGATTTTGAAAAAGGATTTATTCGTGCAGAAACTATTAGCTATAGCGATTATGAAGAATATGGAAGTGAAGCTAAAGTGAAAGAAGCTGGTAAAGTTAGAGTAGAAGGTAAGGAATATGTTGTTGCTGATGGTGATGTGATGCACTTTAGATTTAATGTATAA
- a CDS encoding TonB-dependent receptor, with amino-acid sequence MLKTKLCFLLTLICGVMYAQTKISGKVVDSTNEPLPGASVVEKGTSNGTSTNFDGLFELTVADNATLVVSFTGYETTEVSVNGKTNFTIVLKDGVQLDEVVITGSRTPVRSNIASPLPIDIVGVKELQSTGQATFDKTLQYKIPSFNTVQTPVNDATSLLDPYEIRNLGPSRTLILINGKRKNLSSLLYTQTSPGRGETGADISGIPIDAIKTIQVLRDGASAQYGSDAIAGVMNVILKDDYANSSATFRAGITGEGDGEMIGVSINGGDEIGDDKGFINYTIDVSKTALANRPGTVNAEGEFADFGGARPGETLADVREFLSRRPDAGNINGSPETSAAKFLINGSFKTAKDKDLYFNAAYVYKKVNSFANYRTPYWRDIQDFPYLGLFFPGANPTNTGTYTDALGTSFNGNGYDGYLPTFEGDLADYNATLGLKGKINGWNTDASITVGGNRQTYLVNNSHNRAEILDANGEYVYRQNSPISFQPGGTAFNHIVGNIDISKIINDKLSFAIGTEVRGEFFDILEGQLSSYEGIGADSFAGNRPENSGEFSRYNIGGYVSASFDATEDLLFEGTLRAENYSDFGTTFVWKASSRYKFLDDKYTLRASVSTGFRAPTLHQIYTQKSQFSFVAGQGIQVVGLVNNVSPQARQLGVPKLKAEESTNFTVGFGAKPIKNLSFTVDYYNIQIDDRIVLGNEIDFSGTGLGLGTLSFFSNAIDTRTSGIDVVIGYKGIELGEGKLGLNLSGNYTIENERTDNNGSLLVDQTQESLLFTSRPQTKWILGANYTVNKFDFNIGNTYFGKTTFHQAGLDSNLRTEFIPKIVTDLGINYNATKNITIAANINNIFNVLPEWEFVAENQTGQDIINSTAITATGLTQIQNEANLITFNQRYSQMTYDGYHFSQLGTLFNLSVNYRF; translated from the coding sequence ATGCTGAAAACAAAATTATGTTTTTTACTTACTCTTATTTGTGGAGTAATGTATGCTCAAACAAAAATTTCAGGAAAGGTTGTAGACTCAACCAATGAACCTTTACCTGGGGCAAGTGTAGTAGAAAAAGGAACCAGTAATGGTACTTCTACCAACTTTGACGGATTATTCGAGCTTACTGTAGCTGATAATGCTACGCTTGTAGTAAGTTTTACTGGTTATGAAACTACTGAAGTTTCTGTAAATGGAAAAACAAACTTTACTATCGTTTTAAAAGATGGTGTACAATTAGATGAAGTTGTAATCACTGGATCTAGAACACCAGTAAGAAGTAATATTGCTAGTCCGTTACCAATAGATATTGTAGGTGTAAAAGAATTACAATCTACAGGACAAGCTACTTTTGATAAAACATTACAGTATAAAATACCTTCTTTTAATACTGTACAAACTCCTGTTAATGATGCAACTTCGCTATTAGATCCTTACGAAATTAGAAACTTAGGACCAAGTAGAACTTTAATTCTAATTAACGGAAAACGTAAAAACTTAAGTTCATTATTATACACACAAACTTCACCAGGTCGTGGTGAAACTGGTGCAGATATTTCAGGAATTCCTATTGATGCTATTAAAACAATACAAGTTTTAAGAGATGGAGCTTCTGCTCAATATGGTTCTGATGCAATTGCTGGTGTAATGAACGTTATTTTAAAAGATGATTATGCTAATTCTTCTGCAACTTTTAGAGCTGGAATTACTGGTGAAGGTGACGGAGAAATGATTGGTGTTAGTATTAATGGTGGTGATGAGATTGGAGACGACAAAGGTTTTATCAATTATACTATAGATGTTTCTAAAACTGCTTTAGCTAATAGACCTGGAACAGTAAATGCTGAAGGAGAGTTTGCTGATTTTGGTGGTGCTAGACCTGGAGAAACTTTAGCTGATGTTCGTGAATTTCTATCTAGAAGACCAGATGCAGGTAACATTAATGGTTCACCTGAAACAAGTGCAGCAAAATTCTTAATTAACGGTAGTTTTAAAACTGCTAAAGACAAAGATTTATATTTTAATGCAGCTTATGTTTATAAAAAAGTAAACAGTTTTGCAAACTATAGAACACCATATTGGAGAGATATTCAAGATTTTCCTTATTTAGGTTTATTCTTCCCAGGTGCTAATCCAACTAATACTGGAACATATACAGATGCATTAGGAACATCTTTTAATGGAAATGGTTATGATGGTTATCTTCCAACTTTTGAAGGTGACTTAGCTGATTACAACGCTACTTTAGGATTAAAAGGAAAAATTAACGGTTGGAATACAGATGCTAGTATAACTGTTGGTGGAAATAGACAAACATATTTAGTAAATAACTCACATAACAGAGCTGAAATTTTAGATGCTAATGGTGAATATGTATACAGACAAAATAGTCCTATTAGCTTCCAACCAGGTGGAACAGCTTTTAATCATATTGTAGGAAATATTGATATTTCAAAAATCATTAATGATAAATTATCTTTTGCAATTGGTACGGAGGTAAGAGGAGAATTCTTTGATATTCTTGAAGGACAATTATCTTCTTATGAAGGAATCGGTGCAGATTCTTTTGCTGGTAATAGACCTGAAAATTCAGGTGAGTTTAGTCGTTATAATATTGGTGGATATGTTAGTGCTTCTTTTGATGCTACCGAAGATTTATTATTTGAAGGAACATTAAGAGCTGAAAATTATAGTGATTTTGGTACTACATTTGTATGGAAAGCAAGTTCTCGCTACAAATTCTTAGATGATAAATATACTTTAAGAGCTTCTGTTTCTACTGGATTTAGAGCACCAACTTTACATCAAATTTACACACAAAAATCTCAATTCTCTTTTGTAGCTGGACAAGGAATTCAAGTTGTTGGTTTAGTTAACAATGTTTCTCCTCAAGCTCGTCAATTAGGAGTTCCAAAATTAAAAGCAGAAGAATCTACAAACTTTACTGTTGGTTTTGGTGCAAAACCTATAAAGAATTTAAGCTTCACTGTAGATTATTATAATATTCAAATCGATGATAGAATTGTTTTAGGTAATGAAATTGATTTTAGCGGTACAGGGTTAGGATTAGGAACGTTAAGTTTCTTCTCAAATGCAATAGACACAAGAACTTCAGGAATAGATGTTGTTATTGGTTATAAAGGTATTGAATTAGGGGAAGGAAAACTTGGTTTAAATTTATCAGGAAACTATACTATTGAGAATGAAAGAACTGATAATAATGGTAGTCTTTTAGTAGATCAAACTCAAGAATCGTTATTATTTACTTCTCGTCCACAAACAAAATGGATTTTAGGTGCCAATTATACTGTTAATAAATTCGACTTCAACATAGGAAATACGTACTTTGGTAAAACTACATTTCACCAAGCTGGTTTAGATTCTAATTTAAGAACTGAATTTATTCCTAAAATCGTTACGGACTTAGGAATTAACTACAATGCAACTAAAAATATTACAATTGCAGCAAACATAAATAACATTTTTAATGTATTACCAGAGTGGGAATTCGTTGCAGAAAACCAAACTGGTCAAGATATTATTAATAGCACTGCTATTACTGCAACAGGTTTAACTCAAATTCAAAATGAGGCGAACTTAATCACTTTTAATCAGCGTTACTCACAAATGACTTATGATGGTTACCATTTTAGTCAATTGGGAACTTTATTTAATTTATCAGTTAATTATAGGTTCTAG
- a CDS encoding FecR family protein: MRDKKYHTIQDLLEDKSFNNWALDTAVTEDSFWDAWVKESATNTNLAAEAKDIIVGINFKQETVSKEKVDAEWEKLEAKLQKKKNSTKNKRTFKLNYLSAAASLLLLVSLSVFVYTNFSTITHKTAYGEMLDVSLKDGSIVTLNSNSSISFKKNNPRNIKLSGEAYFKVEKDLAKQAKFKVTTKDLIVEVYGTQFNVKTSEDKTNVFLEEGSVLLNLNNGKAQKMIPGNYIEYSSLAKKIVVNENNNTTDDHISWKNGNLIFDNATLEEALAKVSENYGVKFKYNKAETKDILITGKVPTTDLEICLNAIKKSTNIKIQKENSILVVYKN, encoded by the coding sequence ATGAGAGATAAGAAATACCATACAATTCAAGATTTATTAGAGGACAAATCCTTTAACAATTGGGCTTTAGATACTGCTGTTACTGAAGACTCTTTTTGGGATGCATGGGTAAAAGAAAGTGCTACAAATACGAATCTGGCAGCCGAAGCTAAAGATATTATTGTAGGAATTAATTTTAAACAAGAAACAGTTTCTAAAGAAAAAGTAGATGCTGAATGGGAAAAATTAGAAGCTAAACTTCAAAAGAAGAAAAATTCAACAAAAAATAAGAGAACTTTTAAGTTGAATTATCTTTCTGCTGCTGCTTCACTCCTATTACTTGTTTCTTTGAGCGTATTTGTATATACTAACTTTTCTACTATTACTCACAAAACAGCTTATGGAGAAATGTTAGATGTTTCTTTAAAAGATGGATCTATAGTTACATTAAACTCAAATTCATCTATAAGTTTCAAAAAAAATAATCCAAGAAATATAAAGCTATCTGGAGAAGCTTATTTTAAAGTTGAAAAAGATTTAGCTAAACAAGCTAAGTTTAAAGTTACCACTAAAGACTTAATCGTTGAAGTTTATGGTACACAATTCAATGTAAAAACTTCTGAAGATAAAACTAATGTGTTTTTAGAAGAAGGAAGTGTTTTACTAAACTTGAATAATGGAAAAGCTCAAAAAATGATTCCTGGAAATTATATCGAGTATTCTTCCTTAGCCAAAAAAATTGTTGTTAATGAAAACAATAATACAACTGATGATCATATTTCATGGAAAAACGGAAATCTAATTTTCGACAATGCAACTCTAGAAGAAGCTTTAGCTAAAGTATCTGAAAACTATGGTGTTAAATTTAAATACAACAAAGCCGAGACAAAAGATATTTTAATTACTGGTAAAGTGCCTACAACAGATCTTGAAATTTGCTTAAACGCGATAAAAAAGTCTACAAACATTAAAATTCAAAAAGAAAATAGTATACTAGTAGTTTATAAAAATTAA
- a CDS encoding NHL repeat-containing protein: MIKSQKNYFNFSIRIIPIIIITFAFTQCKKDIEEREPLVETVIPNFSGNDAIAIDPNGNIIVSEYGRFLNTGGTGTKLFKITNTGIVTDSITNLSGPLGNGIDSKGNIYVNDANNTANGQLLKISPNGNRNILATISGWPSGLALDKDDNIYTTNFIEPNIHKITPKGNISIFASDPRLAGCVGIDFDSKGNLIVANFATAEILSITVEGIVSSITTIPDIVISGFGIGYMTVLDDTVFATGVAVNKIFSVSLKTGAISELVGTGNAETKDGNFAEASFNGPNGITVDVKNRVLYVSEFGQQGGLRKIYLPNDI, from the coding sequence ATGATAAAATCTCAAAAAAACTACTTCAATTTTTCAATAAGAATTATACCAATAATTATTATAACTTTTGCTTTTACGCAATGCAAAAAAGATATTGAAGAGCGAGAACCTTTAGTAGAAACTGTTATCCCAAACTTCTCAGGAAATGATGCTATAGCTATTGATCCTAACGGAAATATTATTGTTTCTGAATATGGTAGGTTTTTGAATACTGGTGGAACAGGAACTAAATTATTTAAAATTACAAATACTGGAATAGTTACTGATAGTATTACAAACTTATCTGGTCCGCTTGGTAATGGAATTGATTCCAAAGGAAATATTTACGTAAACGATGCTAATAATACTGCTAACGGACAACTTTTAAAAATATCTCCAAATGGTAATCGTAACATATTAGCTACAATTTCTGGTTGGCCATCTGGTTTAGCTTTAGATAAAGACGATAACATTTATACAACAAACTTTATTGAACCCAATATTCATAAAATTACACCTAAAGGAAATATTTCAATTTTTGCTTCAGATCCTAGATTAGCAGGATGTGTAGGAATTGATTTTGATAGTAAAGGAAATTTGATCGTTGCTAATTTTGCTACCGCAGAAATCTTATCTATTACAGTAGAAGGAATTGTTTCTTCGATTACTACAATTCCGGATATTGTTATCAGCGGATTTGGTATAGGTTATATGACTGTTTTAGATGATACAGTTTTTGCAACTGGAGTTGCCGTAAATAAAATTTTCTCAGTTTCTCTTAAAACTGGTGCCATATCTGAATTAGTAGGTACAGGTAATGCTGAAACTAAAGATGGAAACTTTGCAGAAGCTTCTTTTAATGGACCTAATGGAATAACTGTAGACGTAAAGAATAGAGTTCTTTATGTTTCTGAATTTGGTCAACAAGGAGGTTTAAGAAAAATATACTTACCTAACGATATTTAA
- a CDS encoding helix-turn-helix domain-containing protein, with translation MKFNFIDLILLFGVSQGIFLGFTILFVCKNNRKANKTLSLLLFSATLMLIGRIFLFKYYTPLLYRLAMIFETVIFIFGPLLYAYTNKLLTNHKKNLSFYHYVPAILHLIYSLGLLFIDYKDLIAMIKAGQFDFIYITTELLALLSNMFYFSLTYLMIKKYKMKEKNELSYTQNVYQYLSFIIFGISAFVLFWIISFSNYFLKFQALSYINYSSIWISITVFIYIVGFYSLKQPEIFRAQLQHKKNTVKKERVNHQEMERLTNELDNLMITKKVYLNHKLTLSQLAKELKTSTNNLSWLLNNVHKSNFYDYINTYRIEDFIQKIRKGEHLHHTLLALSLDSGFNSKSTFNKAFKTLMQQTPTEYIKNLSISV, from the coding sequence ATGAAATTTAATTTTATCGATTTAATATTATTATTTGGAGTAAGTCAAGGTATTTTCCTCGGTTTTACAATCTTATTTGTCTGTAAAAACAATAGGAAAGCGAATAAAACACTTTCTCTGTTATTGTTTTCGGCTACTTTAATGTTAATAGGACGAATTTTCCTATTCAAATATTATACACCTTTATTATATCGGTTGGCTATGATATTTGAAACCGTAATTTTTATTTTCGGTCCTCTACTATATGCTTACACTAACAAACTACTTACAAATCATAAAAAAAATCTTAGTTTTTATCATTACGTTCCAGCTATTTTACATTTGATATATAGTTTGGGATTGCTTTTTATTGATTATAAAGACTTAATAGCAATGATTAAAGCAGGTCAATTTGACTTTATTTATATTACAACTGAACTTTTAGCGCTACTTTCTAATATGTTTTATTTTTCATTGACATATCTAATGATTAAAAAATATAAAATGAAAGAAAAGAATGAGCTTTCATATACACAAAATGTATATCAGTATTTATCTTTTATAATTTTTGGAATTAGTGCCTTTGTTCTTTTTTGGATTATTAGTTTTTCTAACTATTTTTTAAAATTTCAAGCTCTAAGTTATATCAACTATAGTTCAATTTGGATAAGCATAACTGTTTTTATTTACATTGTAGGGTTTTATAGTTTAAAACAACCAGAAATTTTTAGAGCACAACTTCAGCATAAAAAAAATACCGTTAAAAAAGAGCGTGTAAATCATCAAGAAATGGAAAGGTTAACAAATGAATTGGATAATCTGATGATCACTAAAAAAGTCTATCTAAATCATAAACTCACCTTATCGCAATTAGCTAAAGAACTGAAAACTTCTACAAATAATTTATCTTGGTTATTAAACAATGTACATAAATCTAACTTTTACGATTATATAAACACCTATCGCATTGAAGATTTTATTCAAAAAATTAGAAAAGGAGAACATTTACATCATACACTATTAGCGCTGTCATTAGACTCTGGTTTTAACTCTAAGTCTACATTCAATAAAGCATTTAAAACATTAATGCAGCAAACACCAACAGAGTACATAAAAAATTTAAGTATTTCTGTATAA